The nucleotide sequence CCGCCGCTCTTCGATTTCCCTCCGCTTGCTGCCCGCACCAGGTCTCTCTATATCTTCCTTCAGGATTCGTTTAATTGTAATATTCGTTTTGGATGCGTTAATTTGAATTCATAAGCTCGATTGTTCGAAGAATGATTTCGTTAGAAATTGGAATCTGTGTTGTATGTTGTGAGATCTGAACAATGCGCACAGAGAATTCGTTGAAATTAGTGTTATACGTTTCTGAATGATGCGGAAAGTGATATATTTGGAATCTGTTATGTATCGGTTGCTTAttttttgatttatttgttaGAGGACTGTAAATTACAATCATGTGTACATTGTAAAACTCCATTGCTGATACTGTGGTGGATTCTGATAATGTGTACACTGTACAATGTAAAGCTCAATTATCGGAAGAATGATTCGTTTACAAATTGGAATCAGTGTTGTATGTTGTGAAAGATTCAAAAAGCGATTTCATTGGAATTAGTGTTTTACGTTTCTGATTGATGCGAAAAGCGATTTATTTGGAATTAGTGTTTTAGGTTTTGTCTCGATTGCTAATTTTTTGATTTGTTTGTTAGAGGACTGCTAAATCAGATTGTGGTTTTTTCATCTATCACAAATTATGATGATTAAATGAGGTGTAGGATTATTTGTAAATCGGGAATTTTCATGTGTACATTGTACATTCCTATGATGTGATGGTAGGTTTGTTAATAGGTAAAATGACAAAATTGAACATTGACCAAACCCATTTTACCAAAATAAACATTTGAAGCAGCTAAAGTTAGGGAACACACGAAAATCCATTCAGTTCAGAAACGTGTCGAAAGCGTCTAAAAATAGAATCTTAAATCATACATGATATCCAATGGGATATAGCCACGTGTTGAAAGACTCTATATCCGTTCATGCGTCTAAAAGTCTCTAGAAGTATATCAGCTGAAGAGGCAAGGTTCAGATATAGAGTCTGAACCTAGCCGCTTCAATTAAAAGGTTCAGATGAAGAGGCTAGTATATACTTGTAGAGTCTAAATTTTAGACGCATGAACAAATATAGTCTTTAAACACGTGGCTATTTCTTATTGGATATCAGAGAGGGACCACCATGATTTAAGAGTCTATTTTTTAGGCACTTTCGACACGTGTCAAGTTCTGAACTTAATGGATTTCCGTGTGTTCCCTAACTTTAGCCACTTCACATGTTTATTTTGGTAAAATAGGTTTAGTCGGTGTTCCTTTTCGCCATTGTCCCTTACCTTATATGTGATCTAGTCTTGTATTTGACCTTTGAGGATATCCTAAAGGTTTGTGATCAATTGGTCATGCTAAGATGAGAAGCATTTAGAGTTTAACAATAAGTTGAACCGTTTTGTTGTTCATATTGTTTGCTTATGTTGTTTTAGGGTTTGCTTATTCTAGGAAATCAAATAGGTATCTGGATTTGATTATAATAAATTCTTAAGTGATGCAGGATGTTGGAGTCATCGTATAATCTGTTATTTGGGAAGCTCGTCTTAAAAAGCCTGTTTGAAGATTATTTTGATGCAGCAAATCATTTCAGTACGATATTCTTATTGAAGCCAATTGAAGATCGTCATGTAGATTTAATAGCAAGTGTATCCATCAAAACATTTCATTACTTGCATATGTTTGCTGATATAACGTTTTGTCCAATATGCACGACCATTCTTATGATCTTTTTATTTGTGTGTATAACTGTATATGTACTTATGTTTCATTTGGAGTTAAAGAAAGGTTCCTTAGCCCACATTTAGGTTTCAGGTCCTCTTGATAACAAGCCCGAGGAGCCAATAGTTGGTAATGCACTATTTCGCTGGCAAAGGTATTATCCTTCAAGTTTGCTACTGATTTCTTCTAGAAATTGTGGGTTGCAACTTACTTCTTTTGGCGTTCTTTAAAGGAAACCTTTTTTAATATCTGTCACAGTGATGCCGATGATCCTCACACATTCACAGATCTTTATGTATCCAGTGTTGATCCGTAAGTATTTATTTTCTCTTCCATCAAGGGTAAGTTTCATGTTTATCATATTCTTCCTTTATGTTCTTACACATTCGTATTTCCAGGATTTTACTCATGAGAGCATGTGCATACTACCCGAAATACGGTTTCGGAGCATTTGGGATTTTTCCAGTCCTTAAAAAACAGAGGTTCGCTCATTTCAATCGAGCAAAACCACACAATTCTTGTTATTTATATTCATTTGCAAAGTTTACCTTCTATACAGAGTATGTTCAGAAGACTATGGTACAATGGGTCTGAGATATGGCTCGTCACGTTTGTCATTTGGAACCACATTTTTGCCATATTCATGTATGTAATGCAATGCATGATTATAAACTTATCAACTTTTCATATACGTTATGTTCCTTTCATTTTCTTCTCTAATATTCATTTCTATGATGTCATTGGGGGTTCCTTTGATTCTATAATTTTACTATAATGCCAAAATTTATTTTACAACGCATATAATACGCCAAACTATCAACAAGTTTCATATACCTTTATTCAACACTAATTCAACATCTTCGAGTTTTTCTTTATTATACTGTTTTCCGAATGTAGTGGGAAATGACTTCCCGAAATCTGCATGGCTGGTGACCAAGTTGGGAAGGTTAACTGCTGGAGTCCAATATGATCCTGGATGTAAGATTCTTTCCCACATCGTTTTAATATAATGCTATTTTAAGTCCATTTCGTGAAGTGCTTTACCCTTTGCCCTGTTGAAGGAAAACCATTTTGTATGAAATACAGTTATTGGTCATCCATGGTTCTTATTACTCTATATTTTGTTCTCTAGTTTCATTGTCTTGCCTTTTTTCTTTAAGAGTAAAATGTTgctttcgtccttgaggtttggccagtattgcgactttcgtccaaaggtttgtttttccacatcttgatccaaaaggtttgaaatcttgccattttcatccggctcattaactccatccaatTTTCTCTGTTAACTCAAGGGGTATTTATGTCTTTTTACgtatattgtttttgttttttatttagtaagggtattttgaacgcttgtacataaagtgaaaaagaccgaattgccctttaaggtaacaaaaaagacggaaatacccctgacttaacagagaaaaatggatggagttaatgagccggatgaaaatggcaagatttcaaaccttttggattcagATCTGGAAAAACAAACCTATGGActaaagtcgcaaaactggcccaacctcagggacgaaatggcattttactctttttttaaagTTCTTATAACTTGTGTTAGTGTAGTATAGTGTAATTCATCAAAGGTTATGCTCTTCATCCTCCCTGAAATTATTCCTCTATAAGCATTGTTGCCTCTTTTATTGAAATTGTAAAATGATATGTTCTCATGGTTATTGTGCTTTAGTTGTTGAAAAGGAAGGTGCAAAATATAAAAATTTGAAGAATTGGAATTACGCCATAGGCTATGGAATCGGATCCGGCAGCCCATTGAGCCCGTCTTTTAATTTTGGTCTCGAATTCGCCCAGAACTCCAAGGTTACCATTGTTTATGGTTTCTTGAATATCATTGAAGCATTATCCAGTTAAACAGCTTTTACTATTTCTTTACAATTAAAGTTTTGGTCTTTTTCATATTAAGATCATTTATCGTTTGGCTTTCTTTAATACTCCATAAGACCTGAAGTActtttatttctttgtaaaacgTCAACTGCAGTTCATTGCCTCTTTCTATCAGCATGTGGTGGTCCAACGAAGGgttctctatctctctctctctctctatatatatatatatatctttctaTATATATGCGTGAGTGTACACGTATTACAATTGTTGAATTCTGCAGGTAAAGAATCCACTGGAAGAGAATGAAGTAATTGGAATTACTAATTACATAGACTTTGGATTTGAGCTGCTAACAAGGTAATAAAGGGTGTGCAATCCATCCACATATGGTTTGAAAAGAGAATCTGAGTCGTTATATCTGTTAACAGAATGAATGATCAAAAGGGATCAAACAACATCCAAGATTCCACCTTTAATATTGGTGCATCTTGGCAAGCCAATAAAAACATCTTGCTGAAGGTTAGCTGTCTTGGTTTCAATGTAATGTTTGATATTATGAATTacagtaaaatgccattttcgtccctgaggtttggccacttttgcgactttcgtccaaatgtttgtttttccacatctggatccaaaaggtttggaatcttaacattttcatccaactagttaactccatccatttttcccCGTTAAAtgaggggtatttccgtcttttagacgtttttatcaaaataaaaaacactaTTAAGAAATAAAGATACACCTCTGTTGACTTTCTAGTTATGACTTTTCTTATAAACATTAACAAATAGGTATAAGGACGAAAATACCGCTGACTTAACGTtaaaaatgaatggagttaacgagtcagatgaaaatgacaagattttaaaccttttggatccggatgcggaaaaacaaacctttggatggaAGTCACAAAAGTGGTCAAACCTgagggatgaaaatggcattttactctaagaATTACTATGTTAAATTTTGTTCACGTATTGTGCAGGGAAAAGTGGGCCCTCTTAGTTCAGCACTGTCGTTTTCTTTTAAGTCATGGTGGAAACCTTCATTCAGTTTCAGCGTGTCAGGTATAACTTATGTGACGAGTATCGGATAATTTTCAAGAGAATTCTGGGAAAAGAATACTTGAACACTAAAACTAGTTCTTTTGGCGTGTAAACGAAACCGTATTGATTCCTTTTTGAGCTTAGTTAGTGAGAACCTTTGATACCATGAATATGCATGAATCTGAAACGATTTAATGATGGGCAGCTATAAGAGAGCGTGGTGGGAAGACGTCTTTGGGGTTTGGTGTTCGTGTCGACAACGTGAGAGAAGCAAGGTTTGTGTTGTATTGGAATGGTTGATGATTAATGATGTTTTTTTTTGAAGGATTGAAAGACTTAACATGAAAAAACTGTGCAGTTACCAAAGGGCGGATCCGAATTTCGTAATGCTGACACCAAACAAAGAGCATTTAGCAGAGGGAATCCAGTGGAAAAGTGGGCAGAGACCATTGATGCAATCGGATGTAAACTCCGGAAACTTTGATGGTATGCCCAGGGAACTCAGACCCTTGGGtagaattttataatttttttttctctttctaCAAGTCCTGGAAAAACAAACTGTAATACACCTGAGGACTTTTATCTgaacttttttttgttttcatttcatatttaaactaaataataatttcAAAGTTTTGGGTTCCGCTTGTCCAACCAACTTGTGACTCGCAACTCGTTAGCTACTTCAGAATATAAACATTCGAGCCGAGTTTAACGGTAACTAGTTCAAATAAATTTCCATTCCTGCTATTTCTTGTATAATGTTAGTGAATTAATTATTTCGATATTGCTGTTGACTTAGATTTgagatattaaaaaaaaaatagatgggAATTTATCAAAGCTCTCCTAGCCATGACCCGGCTGGCTTGAGTTGAAAACAAAC is from Helianthus annuus cultivar XRQ/B chromosome 9, HanXRQr2.0-SUNRISE, whole genome shotgun sequence and encodes:
- the LOC110879295 gene encoding uncharacterized protein LOC110879295, with protein sequence MGGLLSSAAGPPPPMVLVPPLFDFPPLAARTRMLESSYNLLFGKLVLKSLFEDYFDAANHFSTIFLLKPIEDRHVDLIASVSGPLDNKPEEPIVGNALFRWQSDADDPHTFTDLYVSSVDPILLMRACAYYPKYGFGAFGIFPVLKKQRVCSEDYGTMGLRYGSSRLSFGTTFLPYSLGNDFPKSAWLVTKLGRLTAGVQYDPGFVEKEGAKYKNLKNWNYAIGYGIGSGSPLSPSFNFGLEFAQNSKFIASFYQHVVVQRRVKNPLEENEVIGITNYIDFGFELLTRMNDQKGSNNIQDSTFNIGASWQANKNILLKGKVGPLSSALSFSFKSWWKPSFSFSVSAIRERGGKTSLGFGVRVDNVREASYQRADPNFVMLTPNKEHLAEGIQWKSGQRPLMQSDVNSGNFDGMPRELRPLGRIL